A genomic segment from Glycine soja cultivar W05 chromosome 18, ASM419377v2, whole genome shotgun sequence encodes:
- the LOC114394574 gene encoding receptor like protein 21-like, with translation MNRKMKSSVVGVCWLILVLLEAMWCEGCWKEERDALLVLNSGFSLEGPDCCQWEGVKCNSSTGRLTQLILRTDIACLPEPYINYSHFVVFKDLNNLDLSWNAISGCVGNQARLENLQVLDMSYNYLDAAGILSCLDGLSSLKSLSLRGNRLNTSSFHVFETLSSKLRNLEVLNISNNYLTNDILPSLGGFTSLKELNLAGIQLDSDLHIQGLCSLLRNLEVLDLSNNNYNHIDIGYALSRLSSLKSLNLGYNQLTSRSIFNISKLSSLEILDLSYNNFNHINIGSALSGLSSLKSLNLGYNQLTSRSIFNISKLSSLEILDLFYNNFNDTDIGFALSGLSSLKSLNLGYNQLTSSSIFRLSGLISLEILDLRFNNISDFAVHQGSKGLGRLDALYLDGNMIDGSKLRNSLRAFSSVRMLSMSENEFKGTIVAGDFHDLSNLEHLTMDYSNNLKNEFFKSIGELTSLKVLSLRYCNINDTLPPADWSKLKKIEELDLSGNEFEGPLPSSFVNMTSLRELEISHNHFIGNFDSNIASLTSLEYFGFTENQFEVPVSFSTFANHSKIKLIDGGGNRFILDSQHSLPTWIPKFQLQELSVSSTTETKSLPLPNFLLYQNSLISLDFSSWKLEGDFPYWLLENNTKMTEALFRNCSFTGTFQLPMRSLPNLSKIDVSDNIIVGQIPSNNISSIYPNLQFLNLSRNNIQGSIPRELGQMNSLDSLDLSDNHLSREIPKDIFGVGHRLNFLKLSNNKLEGPILNIPNGLETLLLNDNRLTGRLPSNIFNASIISLDVSNNHLMGKIPSLVKNFSGLRQLFLFNNHFEGSIPLELAKLEDLNYLDLSKNNLTGSVPSFVNPSLRFIHLSNNHLRGLPKRMFNGTSSLVTLDLSYNEITNSVQDIIQELKYTRLNILLLKGNHFIGDIPKQLCQLIHLSILDLSHNNFSGAIPNCLGKMSFENKDPERFLERLSGWGSTGQNKIFPSQLPNVEEKVNFTSKKRTDTYTRSILAYMSGIDLSHNKLNGNIPFDLGNLTRIRALNLSHNDLIGQIPATFSNLVQTESLDLSFNKLSGQIPPQLSKLTSLEVFSVAHNNLSGTTPEWKGQFSTFENSSYEGNPFLCGPPLSKSCNPPPSIIPNDSHTHVDDGSLVDMYVFYVSFAVSFSAALLATAIALYINPYCRRAWFYYMELVCSNCYYFIVDSFSRFSNFRNM, from the exons ATGAATAGGAAAATGAAGAGTAGTGTAGTAGGGGTGTGTTGGttgattttggttttgttgGAAGCGATGTGGTGTGAAGGGTGttggaaggaagagagagatgcTCTTTTGGTCCTGAATTCGGGTTTCTCTTTGGAAGGCCCAGACTGTTGTCAATGGGAAGGAGTGAAGTGCAACTCCTCCACTGGGAGACTCACCCAACTCATTTTGAGGACTGATATTGCTTGCCTCCCCGAACCATATATTAATTACTCACATTTTGTTGTCTTCAAAGATTTGAACAACCTCGACTTGTCATGGAATGCCATATCCGGTTGTGTAGGGAATCAAG CGCGGCTGGAAAATCTGCAAGTCCTTGACATGAGTTACAACTATTTGGATGCTGCTGGCATTCTATCTTGTTTGGATGGGCTTTCATCTCTTAAGTCTCTATCTTTAAGAGGAAACAGGTTGAATACATCTTCATTCCACG TTTTTGAAACTCTATCTTCAAAGTTGCGTAATCTGGAGGTCCTTAACATAAGTAACAACTATTTGACTAATGACATCCTGCCATCCCTCGGGGGATTCACATCTTTGAAAGAGCTGAATTTGGCTGGAATTCAATTGGACTCAGATCTTCATATTCAAG GTTTATGCTCATTGTTAAGGAATCTTGAGGTTCTTGACCTATCTAATAACAATTACAACCACATTGATATTGGATATGCACTCAGCAGACTTTCATCTCTCAAATCTTTAAATTTAGGATATAATCAATTGACTTCGAGATCAATTTTTA ATATATCAAAATTGAGTTCTTTGGAAATCCTTGATTTATCCTACAACAACTTCAACCACATTAATATTGGATCTGCACTCAGCGGACTTTCATCCCTCAAATCTTTAAATTTAGGATATAATCAATTGACTTCAAGATCAATTTTTA atATATCAAAATTGAGTTCTTTGGAGATCCTTGATTTGTTCTACAACAACTTCAACGACACTGATATTGGATTTGCTCTGAGCGGACTTTCATCCCTCAAATCTTTAAATTTAGGATATAATCAATTGACTTCAAGCTCAATTTTCA GACTATCAGGTTTGATTAGCTTGGAGATTCTTGATCTTCGTTTTAATAATATCAGTGATTTTGCGGTCCATCAAg GCTCAAAAGGTCTAGGTAGATTGGATGCCCTATATTTAGATGGGAATATGATAGATGGAAGCAAGCTAAGAAACTCGTTGCGAGCTTTTTCATCTGTTAGGATGCTTTCAATGAGTGAAAATGAATTTAAAGGAACAATTGTTGCTGGAG ATTTTCATGATTTAAGTAACCTAGAACATTTGACAATGGATTACAGTAATAACTTGAAgaatgaatttttcaaaagtattGGAGAATTGACATCTTTAAAAGTTTTGTCTCTTCGTTATTGCAATATAAATGACACCCTTCCTCCTGCAg aTTGGTCAAAGCTAAAGAAGATAGAGGAGTTAGATTTATCCGGCAACGAATTTGAGGGACCACTTCCCTCGTCTTTTGTTAACATGACATCTCTTCGGGAGTTGGAAATTTCTCATAATCACTTCATTGGAAATTTCGATTCTAACATTGCAAGCCTTACATCACTTGAATATTTTGGTTTTAcagaaaaccaatttgaagTTCCTGTTTCTTTCTCAACATTTGCCAATCATTCAAAGATCAAGTTGATCGACGGTGGAGGAAACAGATTCATATTGGACTCACAACATAGTTTACCAACTTGGATTCCAAAATTTCAGTTACAAGAGCTTAGTGTGTCTTCAACAACTGAAACTAAGTCTCTTCCACTCCCCAATTTTCTTCTATACCAAAACAGTTTAATCAGCCTAGACTTCAgtagttggaagttggaaggagACTTTCCTTATTGGTTGttggaaaacaacacaaaaatgaCTGAAGCTCTGTTTAGAAATTGCTCTTTCACTGGTACTTTCCAGCTACCAATGCGTTCCCTTCCTAACTTATCGAAAATTGATGTGTCTGACAATATCATAGTTGGCCAAATCCCTAGCAACAATATCAGTTCAATTTATCCAAATTTGCAATTTCTTAACTTGTCTAGAAACAACATCCAAGGTTCAATCCCTCGTGAGTTAGGCCAAATGAACTCATTGGATTCATTGGATCTTTCTGACAATCACTTGTCTAGAGAAATACCAAAGGACATATTTGGAGTTGGTCACCGACTCAACTTCTTGAAACTATCAAACAATAAGCTTGAGGGACCTATTTTGAATATCCCTAATGGTTTGGAGACCTTGTTATTGAACGATAATAGACTTACCGGTAGACTCCCAAGCAACATTTTTAACGCATCCATCATTTCATTGGATGTAAGCAATAATCATTTGATGGGAAAGATTCCAAGCCTCGTAAAAAACTTTTCTGGATTGAGGCAACTATTTTTGTTCAATAACCATTTTGAAGGCTCAATTCCGTTAGAATTGGCGAAACTTGAAGATCTAAATTATTTAGATCTCTCGAAAAATAACTTGACTGGTTCTGTTCCATCTTTTGTAAATCCTTCCTTGAGATTTATCCATTTGAGCAACAATCATTTGAGAGGATTACCCAAAAGAATGTTCAATGGAACATCTTCCCTAGTGACACTAGATCTTAGCTACAATGAAATAACTAATAGTGTTCAGGATATCATACAGGAACTTAAATATACACGGTTGAACATTCTCCTTTTAAAAGGTAATCACTTTATTGGAGACATACCAAAGCAGTTATGCCAATTGATACACTTAAGCATATTAGACCTTTCTCATAACAATTTTTCTGGTGCAATACCCAATTGCTTGGGAAAAATGTCTTTTGAGAATAAGGATCCTGAACGGTTTTTGGAAAGATTGTCCGGTTGGGGTTCTACAggccaaaataaaattttcccatcacaattacCAAATGTGGAAGAGAAAGTAAATTTCACTTCAAAGAAGAGAACCGACACTTACACAAGGAGCATCCTTGCTTATATGTCTGGAATTGACTTGTCCCACAATAAACTGAATGGGAATATCCCATTTGATCTTGGAAATTTGACAAGAATTCGAGCATTGAACTTGTCTCATAATGATTTGATTGGGCAAATTCCAGCTACATTCTCCAATTTGGTACAAACAGAGAGTTTAGACCTTTCATTTAACAAGTTGAGTGGTCAAATTCCTCCTCAACTGAGTAAGCTAACCTCCCTTGAAGTATTCAGTGTGGCACACAACAACTTATCGGGCACAACACCTGAATGGAAAGGACAATTTTCGACCTTTGAAAATAGCAGCTATGAAGGTAACCCCTTCCTTTGTGGACCTCCACTGTCAAAAAGTTGCAATCCTCCACCTAGTATTATACCAAATGATTCACACACTCATGTAGACGATGGTAGTTTGGTGGACATGTATGTTTTCTATGTGAGCTTTGCAGTGTCATTCTCAGCAGCATTGTTGGCAACAGCAATAGCTTTATACATCAATCCTTACTGCAGGCGAGCATGGTTTTACTACATGGAATTGGTCTGCTCAAATTGCTACTACTTTATCGTGGACAGTTTCAGTaggttttcaaattttagaaacATGTAA